In Deltaproteobacteria bacterium, the following proteins share a genomic window:
- a CDS encoding tetratricopeptide repeat protein: protein MVAKACFLMLLMMLHVVACTHAIPRLGLSGRYLEGRDQFLRGRGGDMDRAVGALENVVREDPTYKDSLTLLGRAYYRQERYADAHVILQRALAVNKDDEIAWLTLGLTQLRLNDNHRGMESLKGAITQLSRVSVRGYREYEDWDSNNQVRTELRRCALVIAKGVDFKQDVLRATEVLLARMDEEENFQRINKPRQQQRDR from the coding sequence ATGGTCGCAAAAGCCTGTTTCTTGATGTTGCTCATGATGCTTCACGTTGTCGCCTGCACCCATGCGATTCCAAGGCTGGGTCTGTCGGGGCGCTATCTGGAGGGCCGTGATCAGTTTCTGCGCGGACGTGGAGGCGATATGGATCGGGCTGTCGGCGCGCTGGAAAACGTCGTGCGCGAAGATCCGACGTATAAAGATAGCCTGACCCTCCTGGGGAGGGCTTATTACCGGCAGGAACGGTACGCCGATGCCCATGTTATCTTGCAGCGTGCCTTGGCGGTCAACAAGGACGACGAGATCGCCTGGCTTACGCTAGGACTTACGCAATTAAGGCTGAACGACAACCACCGCGGCATGGAGTCGTTAAAAGGTGCCATCACTCAGTTGAGCAGGGTTTCGGTACGCGGTTATCGCGAATACGAAGATTGGGATAGCAACAACCAGGTGCGCACCGAACTGCGGCGCTGTGCTTTGGTAATCGCCAAAGGTGTGGATTTTAAACAGGATGTCCTGCGCGCCACGGAAGTGCTATTGGCGCGCATGGACGAAGAGGAAAACTTTCAAAGAATCAATAAACCGCGCCAGCAGCAGCGAGACCGCTGA
- a CDS encoding DUF2141 domain-containing protein, producing the protein MMDWPQLKLMAQKPERQHVPGEELIWIEDKVLQFTVPDLPPGEYTVTIHDDKGPPGDLIYSFLETTAYVIFPPVWPFLFRANQAQTTLRVLPGQ; encoded by the coding sequence ATGATGGACTGGCCGCAGCTAAAGTTGATGGCGCAAAAACCAGAGCGCCAACATGTTCCCGGAGAAGAGCTCATTTGGATCGAGGACAAAGTACTCCAGTTCACGGTTCCCGATTTGCCGCCCGGCGAGTACACCGTCACGATCCACGACGACAAAGGCCCTCCTGGTGATCTGATCTACTCCTTCCTCGAAACCACAGCCTACGTTATCTTTCCGCCGGTGTGGCCGTTTCTCTTCCGCGCCAATCAAGCGCAGACGACCCTACGTGTGCTGCCCGGGCAGTAA
- the bamD gene encoding outer membrane protein assembly factor BamD, which yields MRRISLTSGVSMRTRITASLLIAFSCAGCSMPSMPSLPWSSPALEANRTAETLYADGMRYFKEKRYARAIDALSRIKTDHPFSPLLTDAELKIADAHYLNQQYPEAITAFKEFQSLHPNNENIPFVVYRLGQAHFDQFTSTDREQKNTEIAKGYFETVVNNYGKSPYAPQAREKLAKCIEYLSEYEFNVANFYFQQEKYPAARDRFEEIVRKYNRTPAAEKSLFYLGESYRKEKNNSRAALAYEALVQHYPEGKFAREAKTQLAQLDKDRQDPLAMLLMRDRRAGATSAADVPQEIARPKEIPNLVAKTDVVHEEPGQQKGGFRRVVDKINPFSSSDDGNKKVEEKKPESAIDLLAKRKAAEKESPGMLSRLWPFGSDEKKETKKTPDANNTQLVDQVDKNLQGKGVDAKIQTAALSAPANDIAKIAQAPRQQPSDTSKLVGDIDASLKKSGAPVNQLPAPPEAAPVFRNPAAAQAAVASATKAAEAPKSAGASSLLGNIDQKLKSQGVESAKFEPPPQIKPDTARQDTPRRVELEPKIPLEKGPLFLTPAQVPAQDKAALAQTPATDERKGALAEQKPTEPSGRDFARSLVKGPSLVTQAPPANQKPAETKPAASRGEESKGAFDQLKQDIDSIGRALNPFRW from the coding sequence ATGAGGCGAATAAGCCTAACGAGCGGAGTCTCTATGCGAACGAGAATCACAGCAAGCCTGCTGATCGCGTTTTCTTGCGCCGGTTGTTCGATGCCGTCGATGCCCTCATTGCCGTGGTCAAGTCCGGCGCTGGAAGCAAATCGCACGGCCGAAACGCTGTACGCTGACGGCATGCGCTATTTCAAGGAAAAGCGCTATGCTCGCGCCATCGATGCGTTATCGAGGATCAAAACCGACCACCCTTTCAGTCCGCTCTTGACCGACGCTGAATTGAAAATCGCCGACGCGCATTATTTGAATCAGCAATATCCGGAAGCCATCACCGCGTTCAAAGAGTTTCAGTCGCTCCATCCTAACAACGAGAATATTCCGTTCGTTGTCTATCGCCTCGGTCAAGCTCATTTCGATCAATTTACCAGCACCGATCGCGAGCAAAAAAATACCGAGATTGCCAAAGGCTATTTCGAAACCGTAGTTAATAACTACGGCAAATCGCCATACGCGCCGCAGGCGCGAGAGAAGCTTGCCAAGTGCATCGAGTATCTCTCTGAATATGAATTTAACGTCGCCAACTTTTACTTTCAGCAAGAAAAGTATCCCGCGGCGCGCGACCGCTTCGAGGAAATCGTGCGCAAGTACAACCGCACACCGGCGGCCGAGAAAAGCCTTTTTTATCTAGGTGAAAGTTATCGCAAAGAGAAAAATAACAGTCGCGCGGCGCTCGCCTACGAAGCGCTCGTGCAACACTACCCTGAAGGCAAATTCGCCCGCGAAGCAAAAACCCAATTGGCGCAGCTCGATAAAGACCGCCAAGACCCCTTGGCCATGCTGCTGATGCGCGATCGCCGCGCCGGGGCGACCAGTGCGGCGGATGTGCCTCAGGAGATCGCGCGGCCCAAGGAAATTCCTAACCTCGTCGCTAAGACGGACGTCGTCCACGAGGAGCCCGGACAACAAAAAGGGGGTTTTCGCCGCGTAGTCGACAAGATCAACCCATTCAGCAGCTCAGACGACGGCAATAAAAAAGTCGAGGAGAAAAAACCCGAAAGCGCCATCGACCTGCTCGCCAAGCGCAAGGCCGCTGAAAAAGAATCTCCGGGCATGCTCTCGCGCCTTTGGCCCTTCGGTTCTGACGAGAAAAAAGAGACCAAAAAAACTCCCGACGCCAATAACACCCAACTGGTCGATCAGGTCGACAAAAACTTGCAGGGCAAGGGCGTCGATGCAAAGATTCAAACCGCAGCGCTCAGCGCCCCGGCGAATGATATCGCTAAAATCGCCCAAGCCCCACGACAGCAGCCGAGCGATACGAGCAAGCTTGTCGGCGACATCGACGCCAGTTTGAAAAAGAGCGGCGCGCCAGTCAACCAACTACCGGCGCCGCCGGAAGCAGCACCGGTGTTTCGCAATCCAGCCGCGGCGCAAGCTGCCGTGGCAAGCGCGACCAAGGCCGCGGAAGCGCCAAAGAGTGCGGGTGCGAGCAGTCTGCTAGGCAACATCGACCAGAAGTTAAAAAGCCAGGGCGTCGAGTCCGCCAAGTTCGAGCCGCCGCCGCAAATCAAGCCCGATACTGCCAGGCAGGATACACCGAGAAGGGTTGAACTCGAACCGAAGATACCCTTGGAGAAGGGACCGCTATTTCTGACGCCAGCCCAAGTCCCAGCCCAAGATAAAGCTGCCTTAGCTCAAACCCCGGCCACCGACGAGAGAAAGGGCGCACTGGCGGAACAAAAACCAACGGAGCCAAGCGGACGCGATTTCGCAAGAAGCTTGGTCAAAGGTCCAAGCCTTGTCACCCAAGCGCCGCCAGCCAATCAAAAGCCGGCGGAGACGAAACCGGCCGCCAGCAGGGGCGAGGAGAGCAAAGGCGCCTTCGATCAACTCAAGCAAGACATCGATTCGATCGGCAGGGCGCTCAATCCGTTCCGTTGGTAG
- a CDS encoding efflux RND transporter periplasmic adaptor subunit yields MANWFLGWWFLALVVVIALISQRAELLELVNFNKSGAAPVRQEVIPTVTVEPVRKVSIPFEIAATGELLPVREEQALSPVSGYIDKLNFKIGDTIAAGQAVVTFKIGEARKRLEQVESTIRDLQAPLREKEARLVEAEKQLEKLRDLFGRDLIAKKELGSAKTLLETARAERDLVKNQMDQQEAILAQLRYVLKAPLVTAPLTGVVTDVFAEANAYVQNNWPILSVAVVDPLKLSLKLSEKEALVVRKGMGVVVTAQELAEKVFQGQVVLFDAKERVAEIQVPNRQRQLRPWMGVSYLLKSDGNRDALLVPSGALVRGESKTLVYVVTDTGQAEAVPVTVRAYRDGMSEVVDGLEEHQSVVVSAPERLAPQSKVRVTVAKPQPR; encoded by the coding sequence ATGGCGAATTGGTTTTTAGGATGGTGGTTTCTCGCGCTGGTCGTGGTGATTGCGCTCATCAGCCAGCGTGCTGAACTGCTGGAGCTTGTCAATTTCAATAAATCCGGTGCTGCGCCGGTCCGGCAAGAAGTCATTCCCACCGTTACGGTCGAGCCGGTCAGAAAAGTTTCGATCCCCTTCGAGATCGCTGCCACTGGCGAGCTATTGCCAGTGCGCGAGGAGCAGGCCCTCTCGCCGGTTTCAGGCTACATCGACAAATTAAACTTCAAGATTGGCGATACGATTGCCGCCGGGCAAGCGGTTGTCACTTTCAAGATCGGCGAGGCGAGAAAGCGGCTCGAGCAAGTCGAGTCGACAATCCGCGATCTGCAGGCGCCCCTGCGCGAAAAAGAAGCGCGCTTGGTAGAGGCTGAAAAGCAGCTGGAAAAACTCCGTGATCTTTTCGGCCGCGATCTGATCGCCAAAAAAGAGCTGGGCAGCGCCAAAACGCTGCTTGAGACCGCGCGTGCTGAAAGGGACCTGGTAAAGAATCAAATGGATCAACAGGAAGCGATTCTGGCCCAATTGCGCTACGTGCTCAAAGCCCCGTTGGTGACGGCCCCGTTGACGGGTGTGGTGACCGATGTGTTCGCTGAGGCGAACGCCTACGTGCAGAACAACTGGCCAATTCTAAGCGTCGCGGTGGTCGATCCGTTGAAGCTATCGCTCAAACTTTCTGAGAAAGAAGCGCTAGTGGTGCGCAAAGGCATGGGTGTGGTTGTCACGGCACAAGAATTGGCGGAAAAAGTTTTCCAGGGGCAAGTTGTGCTTTTCGATGCCAAAGAACGGGTTGCCGAAATTCAAGTGCCGAATAGACAGCGCCAGCTACGTCCTTGGATGGGGGTTTCCTATTTGCTGAAGTCCGATGGCAACCGCGATGCCCTTCTAGTTCCGAGTGGCGCGCTGGTGCGCGGCGAAAGCAAAACCCTCGTCTATGTCGTAACCGATACCGGGCAAGCCGAAGCGGTCCCGGTTACCGTGCGCGCGTATCGAGACGGTATGAGTGAGGTTGTCGACGGCCTTGAGGAGCATCAATCGGTCGTCGTGAGCGCGCCGGAAAGGTTGGCGCCGCAGAGCAAGGTCCGCGTGACGGTTGCCAAACCGCAGCCGCGTTAG
- a CDS encoding efflux RND transporter permease subunit: protein MNMSELFIRRPVTTTLVMVGILIFGIMGYRVLPVSDLPTVDFPTITVNATLPGASPETMASAVATPLEKQFSTIAGLDSINSSSTLGRTQITLQFALNRNIDAAAQDVQSMIARAARELPPNMPSPPSYRKVNPANNSVFLLALTSETLPLSTVDEFAQSILAQRISMVNGVAQVDVFGSQKYAVRIQLDPNQLAARQVGIDDVVNAVQRGSVDLPVGTLDAPNRAYTLVSDGQLVNAAGYQNLVVTYRNGAPVRVQDLGKAIDSVENRRVASWFNGKKAVILGIQRQPGANVVEVVDAVKELVPTLRQQIPQSIKLDVFFDRTQAIRESVHDVQLTLIGTIVLVILVIFLFLRNVSATIIPSLALPMSIIGTFAVMYLLDYSMNNLSLMALTLAVGFVVDDAIVVLENIVRHMELGEKPFDAAIKGAKEIGFTIVSMTISLVAAFIPILFMSGMLGRLLREFAVTLCVAILVSGFISLSLTPMLCSRYLRPPHEEKHGWLYRVLGKGLDSMTRLYEVTLGWVMKHRITTMVSSILVLVATIYMFGLVPKGFIPSEDIGQIIVNTEGAQGVSFVQMVQYQQQIARIVGRDPNVESYMSSVGVGGASLTGNTGRVFMKLKDRSERPKTHCTEGWFGKSCRSLTADEIIRDMRPRLNQVPGIRASLQNPPVIRIGGRISRSQYQFTLQSPDSTELYKHAAQFEERMRGLTDLRDVGSDLQLKNPQLSVVLDREKAATMGVTAQGISPRMLEEAFQNAYASRRISTINTPSNQYDVIVELDPKYQGDPSALSLLYIRSTTGQQAAAQPMIPVGAIAKIVHSAGPMSVNHSGQLSSVTISFNLREGVALGDVVDRVNRLARESLPGSITTNFQGTAQEFQSSIKSLWLLLALAVLVVYLVLGILYESFIHPLTILSGLPSAGLGALIALYWFNMDLSIYAFVGLIMLIGIVKKNAIMMIDFALEGQRNEGKAPAQAIYEGALVRFRPIMMTTMAAIVGAVPIAVGLGAGAEARQPLGVAIVGGLIVSQILTLYITPVVYLYLEKCQQIFLTLPNMFRRWFGLGRGATAPHAAGDTAPARKLASEKVD, encoded by the coding sequence ATGAACATGTCTGAGCTGTTTATCCGTCGGCCGGTCACGACCACCCTGGTCATGGTCGGCATTCTCATCTTTGGCATCATGGGCTATCGCGTCTTGCCGGTGAGCGACCTGCCGACCGTGGATTTCCCGACGATTACGGTCAATGCCACGCTGCCTGGCGCGAGCCCGGAGACGATGGCGTCGGCGGTGGCGACGCCGCTGGAAAAGCAGTTCTCGACGATTGCCGGCCTCGATTCGATCAACTCATCGAGCACCCTGGGCCGGACCCAAATTACTTTGCAGTTCGCCTTGAACCGCAACATAGACGCGGCCGCCCAAGACGTGCAGTCGATGATCGCCCGGGCGGCGCGCGAGCTGCCGCCGAACATGCCGAGTCCGCCGTCGTATCGCAAGGTCAATCCCGCCAACAATTCGGTTTTCTTATTGGCGCTCACTTCGGAAACCCTGCCGCTGTCGACTGTGGATGAGTTCGCGCAGAGCATTCTGGCGCAGCGCATTTCGATGGTAAATGGGGTCGCACAAGTCGACGTCTTTGGCTCGCAGAAATACGCCGTGCGCATCCAGCTCGACCCTAATCAATTAGCCGCACGCCAGGTCGGCATCGATGACGTGGTCAACGCCGTGCAGCGTGGCAGCGTCGATCTCCCGGTGGGCACGTTGGATGCGCCGAACCGGGCTTACACTTTGGTTTCCGATGGGCAGCTGGTGAACGCCGCCGGCTATCAAAATCTGGTGGTGACGTATCGCAACGGCGCGCCGGTGCGCGTTCAAGATTTGGGCAAGGCGATCGACAGTGTCGAGAACCGGCGCGTGGCGAGCTGGTTCAACGGCAAGAAGGCGGTCATTCTTGGCATTCAGCGCCAGCCCGGCGCCAACGTCGTCGAGGTCGTCGATGCGGTCAAAGAATTGGTGCCGACACTCAGACAGCAGATTCCGCAATCGATCAAGTTGGACGTTTTCTTCGATCGCACCCAGGCGATTCGTGAGTCGGTGCACGACGTGCAGCTGACTTTGATCGGCACGATCGTGCTGGTCATTTTGGTGATCTTTCTGTTTCTGCGCAACGTCTCGGCGACCATCATTCCTAGTTTGGCGTTGCCGATGTCGATCATCGGCACCTTTGCCGTCATGTACCTGCTCGATTATAGCATGAATAATCTGTCCTTGATGGCGTTGACATTGGCGGTGGGCTTCGTCGTCGACGACGCGATCGTGGTCTTGGAAAATATCGTCCGTCATATGGAGTTGGGCGAAAAACCGTTCGATGCCGCGATCAAGGGCGCCAAAGAGATCGGCTTTACCATTGTGTCGATGACGATCTCGCTGGTCGCCGCGTTTATCCCGATTTTGTTTATGAGCGGCATGCTCGGCCGGCTGTTGCGCGAGTTCGCCGTCACCCTCTGCGTGGCGATCTTGGTCTCGGGATTTATTTCGCTCAGCCTGACGCCGATGCTGTGCAGCCGCTATCTGCGGCCGCCCCATGAGGAGAAACACGGCTGGCTGTATCGGGTGCTTGGAAAGGGTCTCGACAGCATGACCCGCCTCTATGAAGTCACCCTCGGCTGGGTCATGAAACACCGTATAACCACGATGGTCTCTTCGATCCTGGTGCTGGTGGCGACGATCTACATGTTTGGCCTGGTGCCCAAAGGTTTCATTCCCAGCGAAGACATCGGCCAGATTATCGTCAACACCGAAGGCGCCCAGGGCGTCTCCTTCGTCCAGATGGTGCAATACCAACAGCAGATCGCCAGGATCGTCGGCCGCGACCCCAACGTGGAATCCTATATGTCGAGCGTTGGCGTCGGCGGCGCGAGCCTTACCGGCAACACCGGGCGGGTTTTTATGAAGCTTAAAGATCGCTCGGAGCGACCGAAAACCCATTGTACCGAGGGTTGGTTCGGCAAATCGTGCCGTTCGCTGACGGCCGATGAGATTATCCGCGACATGCGGCCGCGCTTGAACCAAGTGCCGGGTATTCGCGCATCGCTGCAGAATCCACCGGTGATCCGCATCGGCGGCCGCATCAGCCGCAGTCAATATCAATTTACGTTGCAAAGCCCCGATTCGACGGAACTCTACAAACACGCGGCGCAGTTTGAAGAAAGAATGCGCGGGCTCACCGATTTGCGCGACGTCGGCAGCGATTTGCAGCTAAAGAATCCGCAATTGTCGGTGGTGCTCGACCGCGAGAAAGCCGCGACCATGGGTGTGACGGCCCAGGGCATCTCACCGCGCATGCTCGAAGAGGCGTTCCAAAACGCCTACGCGTCGCGGCGCATCTCAACGATCAATACGCCGAGTAACCAGTACGACGTGATCGTCGAGCTTGATCCCAAATACCAGGGCGATCCGTCGGCGTTGTCACTGCTTTATATTCGTTCGACCACCGGCCAGCAGGCGGCGGCACAGCCGATGATTCCAGTCGGCGCCATCGCCAAAATCGTCCACAGTGCCGGCCCCATGTCGGTCAATCATTCCGGCCAGCTTTCTTCGGTGACGATCTCTTTTAACTTGCGCGAAGGGGTCGCGCTCGGCGACGTCGTCGATCGGGTCAATCGGCTGGCGCGCGAGAGCCTGCCAGGCTCGATTACCACCAACTTTCAAGGCACGGCGCAGGAGTTTCAGTCGTCGATCAAAAGCTTGTGGTTGCTATTGGCTCTCGCGGTGTTGGTGGTTTATCTAGTCCTGGGAATTCTTTACGAAAGCTTTATCCATCCCCTGACGATCTTGTCGGGTTTGCCTTCGGCCGGCCTCGGCGCATTGATTGCGCTTTACTGGTTTAATATGGATCTGAGCATCTACGCGTTCGTTGGCTTGATCATGCTGATCGGTATCGTCAAGAAGAACGCTATCATGATGATCGACTTCGCCCTCGAAGGGCAGCGCAACGAGGGCAAAGCGCCGGCCCAAGCGATTTACGAAGGGGCGCTGGTGCGATTCCGGCCGATCATGATGACGACCATGGCAGCCATCGTTGGCGCCGTTCCCATCGCGGTTGGCTTGGGCGCCGGGGCCGAAGCGCGGCAGCCGTTGGGAGTAGCCATCGTCGGCGGTTTGATTGTTTCGCAGATTTTGACGCTCTACATTACGCCGGTTGTGTATCTCTACTTGGAGAAGTGTCAACAGATCTTTCTTACTTTGCCGAACATGTTTCGTAGATGGTTTGGCTTAGGCCGGGGCGCCACTGCACCACACGCCGCTGGGGATACCGCGCCAGCGAGGAAATTGGCCTCAGAAAAGGTAGATTAG
- a CDS encoding efflux RND transporter periplasmic adaptor subunit: MRRSLWAVALLLVVGGFVGFQQYSSWSLNKPAVKGEGVAAAPEGGEKGGAGGAGRGQGKGEGKGGGGRGAGGRGREAVPVLVATAAQKSIPLQIRAVGNAEPYATVSVKSQVTGVLQKAHFKEGQDVKQGQLLFTIDARPLEATLKQAEATLARDTAQLQNAREQARRYAELVEKQYVSREQYEQIRTTADALESTVAASKAAVENAKVQLSYCYIYAPMDGRVGSLLVNEGNLVRVNDGAPLVVINQVSPINVTFSVPEQHLIELKRYMGRGQLQVDAGFNADEGRPERGKLEFVDNAVDRATGTVKLKAVFVNKQRRLWPGQFVNVALTLTDEKGVVVVPSEAVQIGPDGQHVFVVKEDRRVEVRPVTIGRTTEGEAVIAKGLVAGEQVVREGQFLLGPGSRVEIREPTKEGGEGKGQGRRGRRGGQKADGEKGEPAKAEDAGKGEMKRERSGASQAAADGEVKEKASSSGEEQKGEGRRGRRGQGKNDGEARGKGDARGES, from the coding sequence ATGAGGCGTTCGCTTTGGGCCGTTGCGCTCCTGTTGGTAGTTGGCGGATTTGTTGGTTTTCAGCAATACTCCTCCTGGTCGCTAAACAAACCTGCGGTCAAAGGCGAAGGCGTTGCCGCCGCGCCGGAGGGCGGAGAAAAGGGCGGTGCAGGCGGTGCCGGGCGCGGCCAAGGCAAGGGCGAGGGCAAGGGTGGTGGCGGCCGCGGTGCTGGCGGGCGCGGTCGCGAAGCCGTCCCGGTGCTGGTCGCAACAGCCGCGCAAAAGTCGATCCCCTTGCAGATTCGCGCCGTTGGTAACGCCGAGCCTTACGCCACGGTGTCGGTCAAGAGCCAAGTCACCGGTGTGCTGCAAAAAGCCCATTTCAAGGAAGGCCAAGACGTCAAACAAGGCCAGCTTCTGTTCACCATCGATGCCCGTCCCCTCGAAGCGACGTTAAAACAAGCCGAAGCGACGCTGGCGCGTGACACGGCGCAGCTGCAAAACGCTCGCGAGCAGGCGCGGCGCTACGCCGAGCTGGTCGAAAAGCAGTACGTCTCACGCGAACAATACGAACAGATTCGTACAACTGCCGACGCCCTGGAGTCGACCGTCGCTGCTTCGAAGGCAGCGGTGGAGAACGCCAAAGTTCAGTTGAGCTATTGCTATATTTACGCGCCGATGGATGGCCGGGTTGGCAGCCTGCTGGTTAACGAAGGCAACTTGGTGCGGGTTAACGACGGCGCGCCACTCGTGGTCATCAACCAGGTGAGCCCGATCAACGTTACCTTTTCCGTGCCGGAGCAGCACCTGATCGAACTGAAGCGTTACATGGGGCGCGGTCAGCTCCAGGTGGATGCTGGTTTCAATGCCGACGAGGGTAGGCCGGAGAGAGGCAAACTCGAGTTTGTCGATAACGCGGTTGACCGAGCGACTGGCACGGTCAAGCTCAAGGCGGTGTTCGTCAACAAGCAGCGGCGCCTGTGGCCGGGGCAGTTTGTCAACGTTGCGTTAACGTTAACCGACGAAAAGGGCGTGGTTGTGGTTCCGTCTGAGGCGGTGCAAATCGGGCCGGACGGGCAGCATGTATTTGTCGTCAAAGAGGACCGCCGCGTTGAAGTGCGCCCAGTGACCATTGGCCGCACGACCGAAGGCGAAGCGGTGATTGCGAAGGGCTTGGTGGCGGGCGAACAGGTGGTCCGAGAAGGACAGTTTCTGCTCGGTCCAGGTTCGCGAGTCGAAATCAGAGAACCGACTAAAGAAGGTGGTGAAGGCAAGGGCCAAGGCCGGCGCGGCCGTCGCGGCGGGCAGAAAGCGGACGGTGAAAAGGGTGAGCCAGCCAAAGCCGAGGACGCCGGCAAAGGGGAAATGAAACGTGAACGGAGCGGTGCGAGTCAGGCGGCGGCGGACGGCGAAGTAAAAGAAAAAGCGAGTAGTTCAGGTGAGGAGCAAAAAGGCGAGGGCCGCCGAGGACGGCGCGGCCAAGGCAAGAACGACGGCGAAGCACGAGGCAAAGGCGACGCGCGGGGTGAATCATGA
- a CDS encoding TolC family protein — MIGLGLKFRTFNICGLTLFAFLLWPTWARPAASPADNATIYYRIKAGDHLTRILREQLNFSDESKLQQYTAQLNQLNPGRQRWDNLREGELIRLPVQEKAPSPTEPQRTIELAAAAPATPPSLTGQKTAPGVASTATPTEPTQPQTPPANLLTLDDALLIALANHPNLSAARERIYAQRAVVGQQMAAYFPTLTMTDRYQTGNQSGGSNIAASASDFFSVQFSTTFTLYNFGKREGAVQAARETLSAQGHNFKTTTDAVVLGVKTAYYGYLQARAIVNVREESVKSRDLLLKQARGFFEVGTRARIDVARAESDYFTALADEITARNAVQVAWVTLKNALGLRDLPDRPLAEEAIVTDIRYSSNEARELAYQTRPELKSFEAQLRAQDQNIAVARRGHLPDLTFDGNYARRHVSNEVVNKNTVNTFPLKPSWQVQLTLSLPIFDGLRTTNRVDETLHNYSVIKAQEEQQRQQVALDVEQSYLRLVELRERIKANEAAAKAARENLDLARGRYEVGVGSIIEVSDAQVRYADAQTTYVRALYDYKIADAQFTRAIGL; from the coding sequence ATGATCGGGTTGGGCCTTAAATTTCGAACGTTTAACATATGCGGGCTGACGCTTTTTGCGTTCCTGTTGTGGCCTACCTGGGCGCGACCTGCGGCTAGCCCGGCCGACAACGCGACCATCTATTATCGCATCAAGGCGGGGGACCATCTCACGCGTATTTTGCGCGAACAGCTCAACTTTAGTGACGAGAGCAAACTGCAGCAGTACACAGCGCAATTAAATCAGCTCAATCCCGGGCGCCAGCGTTGGGACAACTTGCGTGAAGGCGAGCTGATTCGTTTGCCGGTGCAGGAAAAAGCGCCGTCACCGACCGAGCCGCAGCGAACTATCGAGCTTGCAGCAGCGGCGCCGGCTACGCCGCCATCATTGACGGGCCAGAAGACTGCCCCAGGAGTGGCAAGCACCGCTACGCCAACCGAGCCAACGCAGCCTCAAACGCCGCCGGCGAACCTGTTGACGCTCGATGACGCGCTCTTGATCGCGCTCGCCAATCATCCCAACCTGAGTGCCGCGCGCGAGCGCATCTACGCCCAGCGAGCTGTGGTCGGACAACAGATGGCGGCTTATTTCCCCACGTTGACGATGACCGACCGCTATCAGACCGGCAACCAAAGCGGCGGCTCCAACATCGCCGCCAGCGCCTCTGACTTTTTTTCGGTGCAATTTAGTACGACGTTTACCCTTTATAATTTTGGCAAACGCGAAGGCGCGGTGCAGGCGGCGCGCGAAACGTTGAGCGCGCAGGGGCACAACTTCAAGACCACCACCGACGCCGTCGTGCTCGGCGTCAAGACCGCGTACTACGGTTATTTGCAAGCACGGGCGATTGTGAACGTACGCGAAGAGTCGGTTAAGAGCCGTGATTTGCTGCTCAAACAGGCGCGCGGGTTTTTTGAGGTTGGCACCCGCGCGAGGATCGACGTCGCCCGTGCGGAGTCGGATTATTTTACCGCGTTGGCAGATGAGATCACCGCGCGCAACGCCGTTCAGGTAGCTTGGGTGACATTGAAGAATGCGCTCGGTTTGCGCGATTTGCCTGACCGTCCTTTGGCCGAAGAAGCGATCGTGACCGACATCCGTTATTCGTCGAACGAGGCGCGCGAGTTGGCCTATCAGACTCGGCCCGAGCTAAAAAGCTTTGAAGCGCAACTCAGAGCACAGGATCAAAACATTGCCGTAGCCCGGCGCGGCCATCTGCCCGATTTAACTTTCGACGGCAACTATGCGAGGAGGCATGTCAGTAACGAGGTCGTTAACAAGAATACGGTTAACACCTTTCCGCTGAAACCGAGCTGGCAAGTGCAGCTGACTCTAAGTCTGCCAATCTTCGATGGCTTGCGCACCACCAACCGAGTCGATGAAACTCTGCACAATTATTCCGTCATCAAGGCGCAGGAAGAACAGCAAAGGCAGCAGGTTGCCCTCGATGTGGAGCAGAGCTATCTTCGTTTGGTGGAACTGCGCGAGCGCATTAAGGCCAATGAGGCGGCCGCCAAAGCGGCAAGGGAAAACCTCGACCTGGCTCGTGGCAGATACGAAGTTGGGGTTGGCTCCATTATAGAGGTTTCTGATGCTCAGGTGCGCTACGCCGACGCACAAACGACCTATGTCCGAGCTCTTTACGACTATAAGATTGCCGATGCCCAGTTCACGCGGGCCATTGGTTTGTGA
- a CDS encoding tetratricopeptide repeat protein, translating to MTNRWRLPVAFVLIISLSGCLGETLERQAEQIRQQNQELAKQRQDIEALKAGKQVQDQKQQDCSRAFRDYFDKAQSSTDPEQTVALYRDGLALCPDDEIAHYELGRVLAERGRNAEAEKEFEAALKINPGFGDARRQLELLRKR from the coding sequence ATGACAAATAGATGGCGTCTCCCAGTTGCCTTCGTTTTGATCATCAGCTTGTCGGGTTGTTTGGGTGAGACCCTGGAGCGGCAGGCGGAACAAATTCGCCAGCAGAACCAAGAGCTCGCCAAGCAGCGTCAGGACATTGAGGCGCTGAAAGCCGGCAAGCAAGTTCAGGATCAAAAGCAACAAGATTGCAGCCGCGCTTTTCGTGACTACTTTGACAAGGCGCAAAGCTCCACCGATCCAGAGCAGACCGTCGCGCTTTATCGCGATGGTCTGGCGCTTTGCCCCGATGATGAAATCGCCCACTACGAGTTGGGCCGTGTGCTCGCTGAGCGCGGCCGCAACGCCGAAGCCGAAAAAGAATTCGAAGCGGCGCTCAAGATCAATCCGGGCTTCGGTGACGCGCGCCGCCAGCTCGAACTTTTGCGCAAACGCTAA